Proteins from a genomic interval of Chloroflexota bacterium:
- a CDS encoding histone deacetylase, with protein MSEQGQSERQDAMVQEQGNLPAAYCYDPFNLRHHMTGHPENRERLRGTWDLLQQDGVLQNMLEIPSTPVSDERLLRIHTKRHLSRVRQAAERGTHLDPDTYVGSDSEEAARLACGGLCNLVNAVLSGTARNGFALVRPPGHHATPDHAMGFCLYNNVAVAARAAQEEHGVERVLIVDFDVHHGNGTQDAFYQDGSVMFFSTHQYPYYPGSGDWNQTGLGQGTGATVNVPFSAGVGDEGYQSAFAQILLPLAHRFRPDLILVSAGYDAHWNDPLASMQLTLTGYADLVGRLIEMADELNNGRIVFSLEGGYHLEVLAHAVLNTLRLLSDGSQEISDPLGPCPWPDREHHEVVMQVRHVHGLR; from the coding sequence ATGAGCGAGCAAGGCCAATCTGAAAGGCAAGATGCGATGGTGCAAGAGCAAGGTAATCTGCCGGCAGCCTATTGTTATGACCCCTTCAACCTGCGGCATCATATGACGGGGCATCCTGAAAACCGGGAGCGCCTGCGGGGAACCTGGGATCTGCTGCAACAAGATGGTGTTTTGCAGAATATGTTGGAGATACCCTCTACACCTGTGAGCGACGAGCGCTTGCTGAGAATCCACACGAAACGCCATCTTTCCCGGGTAAGACAGGCTGCAGAACGGGGCACCCACCTGGACCCGGACACCTACGTTGGATCCGATTCTGAAGAGGCCGCCAGGTTAGCTTGCGGCGGCCTATGCAATCTGGTCAACGCGGTGCTCAGCGGCACAGCTCGCAATGGATTTGCCCTGGTGCGTCCTCCGGGTCATCACGCTACCCCCGATCACGCCATGGGTTTCTGTTTGTACAACAATGTGGCTGTGGCTGCTCGGGCCGCACAGGAAGAGCATGGCGTGGAGCGAGTCTTGATCGTGGACTTCGACGTTCACCATGGGAACGGCACCCAGGATGCCTTCTACCAGGATGGCAGCGTGATGTTCTTCAGCACCCACCAGTATCCCTATTATCCCGGCTCAGGAGACTGGAACCAGACCGGCCTCGGGCAGGGCACTGGCGCGACGGTGAATGTTCCCTTCTCCGCCGGCGTGGGCGACGAGGGGTATCAAAGTGCGTTCGCGCAGATATTGTTGCCCCTGGCTCATCGGTTTCGACCCGATTTGATCCTGGTCTCCGCCGGCTATGATGCACACTGGAATGATCCGTTGGCGAGCATGCAACTTACCCTGACAGGCTATGCCGATCTGGTGGGCCGCTTGATCGAGATGGCAGATGAGTTAAACAATGGACGGATTGTTTTTTCTCTGGAAGGTGGCTATCATCTGGAAGTGTTGGCCCATGCCGTGCTCAATACGTTGCGTCTGTTGAGTGACGGGTCCCAGGAAATCAGTGATCCCCTGGGGCCGTGCCCATGGCCTGACCGGGAGCATCATGAGGTAGTGATGCAGGTGCGCCATGTCCATGGGCTGCGGTGA
- the ndk gene encoding nucleoside-diphosphate kinase, with amino-acid sequence MERTLVIIKPDGVQRGLIGEIITRLERRGLRIAGMKLLQVSNELAHTHYAVHEGKPFFAGLIQFITSGPVVVMALEGSNAIAVTRKTLGTTSPGQAEPGTIRADFGMDIGFNLVHGSDGAETAAQELALWFGENELVSFERAIDPWIYE; translated from the coding sequence GTGGAACGAACCCTGGTGATCATCAAACCTGATGGTGTACAGCGAGGCTTGATCGGTGAAATTATCACGCGATTGGAAAGACGCGGCCTGCGAATTGCCGGTATGAAGCTGTTGCAGGTCAGCAATGAGTTGGCGCACACACATTATGCCGTGCATGAGGGCAAGCCCTTTTTTGCCGGCCTGATCCAGTTCATTACTTCGGGTCCTGTGGTCGTGATGGCTCTGGAGGGCAGCAACGCTATCGCGGTGACCCGCAAGACTCTGGGAACGACCTCGCCGGGTCAGGCTGAGCCGGGCACCATTCGGGCAGATTTCGGCATGGATATCGGATTCAATCTCGTTCACGGATCTGATGGTGCTGAGACCGCAGCGCAGGAACTGGCATTATGGTTCGGCGAGAATGAACTGGTGAGTTTCGAGCGAGCCATCGATCCCTGGATCTATGAGTGA
- the rsfS gene encoding ribosome silencing factor, with protein sequence MLKFGSPVGQNSSSISGDTTLNSSELARKIIELAEEKQASAITLLDLREISVLADYFVICTSDSTRQTKAILDSIASDLKKEDILPLRPPEGKPDAGWTLLDYGDVVVHVFNESTRQFYDLEQLWKDAQVVLKIQ encoded by the coding sequence GTGCTAAAATTCGGGTCGCCAGTGGGTCAAAACAGTTCCAGCATATCAGGAGATACCACTCTGAACTCATCTGAACTCGCACGAAAGATCATCGAATTGGCTGAAGAAAAGCAGGCATCGGCCATCACGTTGCTCGACCTGCGTGAGATTTCGGTGCTGGCCGACTACTTTGTGATCTGTACGTCGGATAGTACCCGCCAGACCAAAGCGATACTCGATTCGATCGCATCGGATCTCAAAAAAGAGGATATTCTTCCTCTCAGGCCACCGGAAGGCAAGCCCGATGCCGGCTGGACGCTACTCGATTACGGGGACGTCGTCGTACACGTCTTTAACGAATCCACCCGTCAATTCTATGACCTCGAGCAGCTCTGGAAGGACGCACAGGTGGTCTTGAAGATCCAGTAG
- a CDS encoding glycosyltransferase family 39 protein, which produces MKTQSKPPNLFIYLLILLTLGAFLLRLLALGSKSLVPDEGSSYFFSQLPLQRLIWQLCDPHPPGYYLMLRAVTTLGTSEWWLRFPSALLGALAVPLTWTLAREVIPASLDSRWREWAAIATAALIAVAPLHVWYSQEARPYALLTTLALGMVLAGLRWWKHPRLVSAFIYLILGWSALFVEYGALVIWGGLNLILASGWPWREQEKNQPHNRGLRWALLQAALLLPFVGWWLISPQRQVLRRFSYQADFLAVRAQALGVSLTPELARPLLSFTLLAAICLAFVLAFILARYPRSRDGLRSLPAGVILLVLFAGLAILGVLPALFTIKRHLVILLPFAAVAAAWVIVRDRPSFSQHRNRWGILATGLFAILLTLSLMTILTAPKPPWNQVAAALARETRPDDSLWVDELDAPVFNYYWQQALSWHPLFANNLEALNQIPAGQRAWVVGTVSPYRDLNATLPAEFAASRKIAAELQWPGIAGRAYDHTTTRQPVSEPTQAHRWGLSLPSPIDTSCTIEGEQAP; this is translated from the coding sequence GTGAAGACCCAGAGCAAACCTCCTAACCTTTTCATCTATCTGTTGATTCTGCTGACCCTTGGGGCATTTCTGCTTCGACTGCTGGCACTGGGAAGCAAATCGCTGGTTCCCGACGAGGGTAGCAGCTACTTCTTCTCTCAACTTCCCCTCCAGAGGCTCATCTGGCAACTCTGCGACCCTCATCCTCCCGGGTACTACCTCATGCTGCGCGCAGTGACAACGCTGGGCACCAGTGAATGGTGGCTTCGTTTCCCGTCAGCGCTGTTGGGAGCGCTTGCCGTGCCCTTGACCTGGACGCTGGCGAGAGAAGTTATCCCAGCTTCACTGGATAGCCGGTGGAGAGAGTGGGCGGCTATCGCCACTGCCGCCCTGATTGCCGTGGCTCCCCTTCACGTGTGGTACAGTCAAGAGGCTCGTCCATACGCGCTTCTGACTACGCTGGCCCTGGGCATGGTGCTGGCCGGATTACGCTGGTGGAAACACCCGAGATTGGTCAGCGCCTTCATTTACCTGATCCTTGGATGGTCAGCGCTTTTCGTGGAGTATGGGGCCCTGGTCATTTGGGGTGGCCTGAACCTGATTCTCGCCAGCGGTTGGCCCTGGAGAGAACAGGAGAAGAACCAACCACACAACAGGGGGTTGCGGTGGGCGCTGTTGCAGGCAGCATTGTTGCTGCCCTTCGTGGGCTGGTGGCTGATCTCACCTCAACGGCAGGTTCTGAGAAGGTTCTCCTACCAGGCCGATTTTCTGGCGGTCCGGGCACAGGCACTGGGGGTATCTTTGACGCCGGAGCTGGCCCGACCATTACTTTCCTTCACCTTGCTGGCAGCTATCTGCCTGGCGTTTGTCCTGGCTTTCATCCTGGCGAGGTATCCTCGGTCCCGCGATGGGTTGCGAAGTCTACCGGCCGGGGTCATCCTGCTTGTTCTGTTCGCAGGGTTGGCAATCCTGGGCGTGCTGCCAGCGCTCTTCACTATCAAGAGGCATCTCGTCATCCTGCTTCCCTTCGCGGCGGTGGCCGCCGCGTGGGTAATCGTACGTGACAGGCCGTCATTCAGCCAACACCGAAACAGGTGGGGAATTCTCGCGACAGGCCTGTTTGCTATATTATTGACGCTAAGCCTGATGACTATTCTGACGGCGCCCAAACCTCCCTGGAACCAGGTTGCTGCCGCGCTGGCGAGAGAAACCCGGCCGGATGATTCGCTCTGGGTCGACGAATTGGATGCACCGGTATTCAACTATTACTGGCAACAGGCTCTGAGTTGGCATCCTCTCTTCGCCAACAACCTGGAAGCCCTCAATCAGATTCCCGCAGGCCAACGGGCCTGGGTCGTCGGTACGGTCTCCCCCTATCGGGACCTGAACGCAACCCTGCCGGCAGAGTTCGCCGCTTCCCGGAAGATAGCCGCTGAGTTACAGTGGCCCGGTATCGCCGGTCGAGCCTATGACCATACCACAACTCGCCAGCCTGTTTCGGAACCAACCCAGGCGCACCGATGGGGGCTTTCTCTTCCCTCCCCTATCGACACCAGTTGTACCATCGAAGGGGAACAAGCACCCTGA
- a CDS encoding O-antigen ligase family protein, producing the protein MTHAGETSPSNFRTHLAVEWRALAFLMGCAALAVPLLFPGRIPGAVLVAALAGLATLFAWRALSSGTLVPRTPVDWPNLLFLLLLPLGVWASADPMTSWPAVYKIIAGWAILYGLAGLAGSAWMRYLPGVFLTGSLVLALLMVAGTRWFPGKGLLPSILYDFLPTRFLPWQSEGTHPNLTGGAMVILLPPAVALAAWSRTRWLRILAIIAVILVALVLMLTQSRGAWVAAVVALLLMPLLRYRRWWMVVVIAGIVGGVILLLTRPGWLVSNLFEPVQTTGTSLDTLPSRIELWIRSLAIVRDFGLSGVGPGMFERVVMVLYPPFFNEFTGEFIHAHNIFLLTAAELGIPGLIAQLAMFLALAAGLVVASKSWQSREQKDSATADLTALAIGLFGSLIAYASHGLTDAPLVAQRGYALSFAVFGAAAAVSTHLLTRPCLDESSGASTSSSGDSDSREDPEQTS; encoded by the coding sequence ATGACGCACGCCGGCGAAACATCCCCCTCTAATTTCAGAACACACCTGGCTGTGGAATGGCGCGCCCTGGCCTTCTTGATGGGTTGTGCAGCCTTGGCGGTCCCGTTGCTGTTTCCAGGTCGCATTCCCGGTGCTGTCCTCGTTGCCGCGCTGGCGGGGCTTGCGACGCTGTTTGCCTGGCGGGCCTTGAGCAGCGGCACCCTGGTACCGAGAACCCCTGTCGACTGGCCCAATCTACTTTTTCTGCTCCTGTTGCCGCTGGGAGTCTGGGCCAGCGCCGATCCAATGACCAGTTGGCCAGCGGTGTACAAGATCATCGCCGGGTGGGCAATCTTGTACGGCCTGGCTGGGTTGGCCGGCAGCGCCTGGATGCGGTATCTGCCGGGGGTGTTCCTGACAGGTTCGCTTGTCCTGGCCTTGCTCATGGTGGCAGGCACACGCTGGTTTCCCGGGAAAGGGCTTCTGCCATCAATCCTCTATGACTTCCTGCCCACCAGGTTTCTGCCATGGCAATCGGAAGGGACCCATCCCAACCTGACCGGGGGCGCTATGGTAATTCTGTTGCCGCCGGCAGTCGCACTGGCAGCATGGTCCAGGACTCGTTGGCTGCGCATCCTTGCCATCATCGCCGTGATTCTGGTGGCATTGGTCTTGATGCTTACCCAGTCAAGAGGCGCCTGGGTTGCTGCGGTTGTGGCACTGTTGCTGATGCCGTTGCTGCGATACCGGCGCTGGTGGATGGTCGTGGTCATCGCCGGTATCGTCGGAGGTGTGATCCTTCTGCTAACCAGGCCTGGATGGCTGGTCTCCAACCTCTTCGAACCTGTACAGACAACAGGCACGTCGCTTGATACCTTGCCCAGCCGCATTGAACTGTGGATCCGATCCCTGGCGATTGTCAGGGACTTCGGCCTTTCGGGCGTGGGACCTGGTATGTTCGAACGGGTCGTCATGGTACTTTATCCTCCTTTCTTCAACGAGTTCACCGGGGAGTTCATTCACGCCCACAACATCTTCCTGTTGACAGCTGCTGAACTGGGGATTCCGGGATTGATCGCACAACTTGCCATGTTTCTGGCTCTGGCGGCCGGTCTTGTTGTTGCATCAAAAAGCTGGCAGAGTCGGGAGCAAAAGGACTCAGCGACCGCTGATCTGACCGCGCTGGCCATTGGTTTGTTTGGCAGTCTGATCGCCTATGCCAGCCATGGACTGACCGATGCACCCCTGGTGGCCCAGCGGGGGTATGCCTTGAGCTTCGCCGTGTTTGGCGCAGCAGCAGCAGTCTCGACCCACCTGCTCACGCGACCTTGTTTGGACGAGAGCAGTGGGGCATCAACATCATCATCCGGCGACAGCGATTCTCGTGAAGACCCAGAGCAAACCTCCTAA
- a CDS encoding META domain-containing protein, whose protein sequence is MNMFKKPGLPILIATLLVVSVLAACATASAETIVEHEAAAAQSSGETIVLYVGPTLVDCVGASPQKCMLVKQNPEDDYQYFYDQIEGFDYEEGYEYQLLVNVQQVENPPADASSLKFTLVEMVEKTPVDAAVGTGESAGSHEGTLWVLQSYANVDGETVSVLPNTRVTAEFLEGQVAGDTGCNRYFGTYVLDGSNLTVELGGVTMRACPGLIMTQEKDFLDALASSATYAVDGEQLEISNTDGDVVLTFAADQPLSLTGTPWQLISFNTGNALLSSLTTELITAEFGEDGNMTGFAGCNNYTARYRTKDDSIEIGPAATTRKMCAEPQDVMETEAGYLAALERAASYQIEGIELTLLDQDGTRVAIYRASGETAEVAPDTEVIAPAVPVAEPTPEVVDTYHALLPSADSRGRVVELDLMDDGSATLIIDYLNDEPPIVETGTWQANDDGTVTLTLLAIDDRALNDPDVITFETDGDNLRAVDYDAELYGSAGLPLSRQGDYHEQIEGAKRAFLILDLEAGFPLDPFFVSVNGGGELDASTYVDGCTGFVHKDPIVSVDWEGETDFIEVFFYSDHDPTLIIQKPDGSFVCNDDANALLLDPVVEMANPEKGIYNIWVGSYHENQLIPGVLVITTRPDVNIGTFTLDGLVSREAIPEVLQTPEGRKAAEELLAMIEARQGDIEKLTSGSEPKQVDITAEGDVAAFEFDIEGAICNGHIGEIPDYVFDWSGTDPFAVYFEGNQDATLVLVQPGGAVVCNDDAVAGENLNPYVVLEQPPEGLYAIFVGRIDPETPVTGQLTIAGIPDADVDVLEPAGE, encoded by the coding sequence ATGAATATGTTCAAGAAGCCAGGTCTGCCAATTCTCATAGCCACCTTGTTGGTGGTAAGTGTGTTGGCTGCCTGTGCCACCGCAAGTGCCGAAACAATCGTCGAACATGAAGCGGCCGCTGCTCAGAGCAGTGGCGAGACTATCGTCCTGTACGTCGGACCAACCCTGGTTGATTGTGTGGGCGCATCGCCCCAGAAGTGCATGCTCGTCAAACAGAATCCTGAAGACGACTACCAGTATTTCTATGATCAGATCGAGGGCTTCGACTACGAGGAAGGCTACGAATACCAACTGTTGGTCAACGTCCAGCAGGTGGAGAACCCACCGGCCGATGCCTCCAGCCTGAAGTTCACCCTGGTGGAGATGGTCGAGAAAACACCTGTCGATGCCGCCGTTGGCACCGGCGAGTCCGCTGGCAGCCATGAAGGCACCCTTTGGGTGCTTCAATCCTACGCCAACGTTGATGGAGAGACGGTGTCCGTCTTGCCAAATACGCGCGTTACCGCTGAATTCCTGGAAGGTCAAGTTGCCGGGGACACCGGATGCAACCGCTATTTCGGAACTTACGTTCTTGATGGGAGCAACCTGACTGTTGAACTCGGAGGGGTCACCATGAGGGCTTGTCCTGGGCTCATCATGACCCAGGAGAAGGATTTCCTGGATGCACTGGCCAGTTCGGCGACCTATGCGGTCGATGGTGAACAGTTGGAAATTTCCAACACCGACGGTGACGTCGTTCTCACCTTCGCGGCTGATCAGCCCCTGTCTCTGACAGGCACCCCCTGGCAATTGATCTCCTTCAACACCGGCAATGCCCTGTTGTCCAGCCTGACAACCGAGTTGATCACGGCCGAATTCGGTGAAGATGGAAACATGACCGGGTTTGCCGGTTGCAACAATTATACAGCACGCTACCGCACCAAGGATGATAGCATCGAGATCGGTCCGGCGGCCACCACACGCAAGATGTGTGCGGAGCCGCAGGATGTGATGGAAACGGAAGCAGGCTATCTGGCTGCCCTGGAGCGAGCTGCCAGCTACCAGATCGAGGGAATCGAGCTGACTCTGCTAGACCAGGATGGCACGCGGGTTGCAATCTATCGGGCTTCAGGCGAGACAGCGGAAGTTGCACCTGATACTGAAGTGATTGCACCAGCAGTTCCCGTGGCAGAGCCAACACCGGAGGTAGTGGACACCTATCACGCCCTGCTGCCGTCGGCCGACAGCCGGGGCCGCGTGGTTGAGCTCGATTTGATGGATGATGGCAGCGCTACGCTGATCATCGATTACCTCAATGATGAGCCACCGATTGTTGAGACGGGCACCTGGCAGGCTAACGACGATGGCACAGTGACTCTCACATTGCTTGCCATAGATGATCGTGCCCTTAACGATCCCGATGTGATCACCTTCGAAACAGACGGGGATAACTTGCGGGCGGTTGACTATGACGCGGAGCTTTACGGCTCGGCCGGCCTGCCGCTCAGCAGACAAGGGGACTACCACGAGCAGATCGAAGGCGCGAAGCGTGCATTCCTGATACTTGATCTGGAAGCAGGCTTCCCGCTGGATCCCTTCTTCGTCAGTGTCAACGGTGGCGGTGAGCTGGATGCCAGCACCTATGTGGATGGCTGCACCGGCTTCGTGCATAAGGATCCAATTGTCAGCGTTGATTGGGAAGGTGAAACCGACTTCATCGAGGTCTTCTTCTACAGCGATCATGACCCGACCTTGATCATTCAGAAGCCGGACGGCAGCTTCGTCTGCAATGACGATGCCAATGCCCTGCTTCTGGATCCGGTCGTCGAGATGGCGAATCCTGAGAAGGGTATCTATAACATCTGGGTCGGTAGTTACCACGAGAATCAGTTGATTCCCGGTGTGTTGGTGATTACGACGCGACCCGATGTGAACATCGGAACCTTCACCCTGGACGGGCTGGTCAGCCGTGAAGCCATCCCCGAGGTTTTGCAGACGCCTGAAGGGCGCAAGGCTGCGGAAGAGTTGCTGGCCATGATCGAAGCCCGGCAAGGCGACATCGAGAAGCTGACCTCTGGCAGCGAGCCGAAGCAGGTGGATATCACCGCCGAGGGCGATGTTGCTGCCTTTGAGTTCGACATCGAAGGTGCGATCTGTAACGGACATATCGGGGAAATCCCTGACTACGTCTTTGACTGGTCGGGTACCGATCCTTTTGCCGTGTACTTCGAGGGTAATCAGGATGCGACCCTGGTTTTGGTCCAGCCTGGCGGCGCTGTGGTCTGCAACGACGACGCAGTTGCCGGGGAAAACCTCAATCCCTACGTGGTGCTCGAACAACCCCCTGAGGGCCTGTACGCCATCTTCGTCGGGCGAATCGATCCGGAGACCCCGGTCACAGGCCAATTGACGATCGCCGGAATTCCTGACGCGGACGTCGATGTCCTGGAACCGGCCGGCGAGTAA